The Papaver somniferum cultivar HN1 chromosome 6, ASM357369v1, whole genome shotgun sequence genome segment CAATTACATACCCATTCGGTATAGGTCCCAACGAAAATGGATGTTCTCTTATTGGAGATGATTTATCGTTCTACAACGTCACATGTGATACATCTTATCACCCTCCAAAACCGTTCTTATGGCTTGGTACAAATCTTACTACAGGTAAACATCATATGATTGAACTCACAAGTATAGCAGAAAGCGAATTACGTATAAGAATCGCGCCATTTACAGTTTGTTATCAAAATGGAACTGGTGATGTTCCGGCCTTAGATGAACCACTAAGTTATATGTATATGTTAAGCACGCCATTTACACTGTTCGGGCTCGGTTGTAATTCCTTAGCTTATCTGTATGCTCCTAAGAAGAACCTCAGTGAAGTGTGCTCCACGACATGTGAAACTAAGGAAAGTATAACGGATGGATCTTGCTCCGGAAGTGGGTGTTGTCAGATACCGGTACCTGAAGGTATAAAGTGGTTGATAAGCCGTACTAACCAGACATCAAAGACTAATATCTCCTTCAGTCCCTGTAGTTATTCATTCATATCGGAGACGGACAAGTACACATTTAAGGCTTCGGATTTAGATGGGGCAAGTTTTCGTACCAAAGGGAGTAATATACCGGTTGTGCTTGATTGGGCTATTGGTAATAAGACTTGCGAAGAAG includes the following:
- the LOC113291840 gene encoding wall-associated receptor kinase 2-like, with translation MFLRFLLFLLLSRLTSSSTTVLPQVKPGCQANCGDIAITYPFGIGPNENGCSLIGDDLSFYNVTCDTSYHPPKPFLWLGTNLTTGKHHMIELTSIAESELRIRIAPFTVCYQNGTGDVPALDEPLSYMYMLSTPFTLFGLGCNSLAYLYAPKKNLSEVCSTTCETKESITDGSCSGSGCCQIPVPEGIKWLISRTNQTSKTNISFSPCSYSFISETDKYTFKASDLDGASFRTKGSNIPVVLDWAIGNKTCEEAQKDLSTFACQGSSNCHNSDKTPGYICTCNAGFVGNPYLSPGCQTKNSLFFQFRRALHVFL